DNA sequence from the Pedobacter sp. W3I1 genome:
AAGGATAGGATCAAAAATTTTTGGTGAGCAATATATATTGGCCGAAATGTACAGTATGCTGATTAAAGGAAATACAGATTATGAGGTATCTACAAAAACAGGACTTGGTGGAACAAAAATCTGCTTTGATGCGCTGATGAATGATCAGATCGATTTTTATCCCGAATATACCGGAACAGGCTTACTGGTTTTATTGCAGCCCGACCCAAAAATTGCGAAAGAAATGGCGCACGATAAAGACAAAACTTATGATTATGTCTACACCGAATTTGAAAAAAAGTTTAAGATCAAATGGCTTAAACCAATAGGTTTTAATAATTCGTATGCTTTAATGATGCGGCAAAAACAATCAAAAGATCTGAATGTTAATACCATCACAGACCTTAAAAACTATCTTGATAAAAATTAATGACACTGGTAGAAGAATACTTGCAGATTAGGAAATACTCCGAACAAATTTGCGAACCCCTGCAAACAGAAGACTATGTGGTACAACCAATTGTGGATGTTAGTCCACCGAAATGGCATTTGGGGCACACCACCTGGTTCTTCGAAACCTTTATATTAAAGCCTTTTTCTGTTAATTATCAGGTATATAACGATGAGTATAATTTTGTCTTCAATAGTTATTATGAAACTGTTGGCAATCGGGTAATCCGGACAGATCGGGGTAATTTAAGTCGACCTAGTGTAAATGAGATTTACCAGTACAGGGCTTATGTAGACGAAGCCATGGTTAAATTTTTAGATGGCACATTAGCAGATGAGGTAAAAGAACTATTGATTTTAGGTTTTAATCACGAACAGCAACACCAGGAACTTTTGCTTACCGATATTAAATACATTTTAGGCAATAACCCGCTTTTTCCGGTCTATTCGAAAAACCGAAAAGAAGTTTTAGCCGTAAATGAAACACAGAATGGTTTTGTCAATATCCCGGAGGGTATTTATGAGATCGGTTATGATGGAAAGGATTTTAGTTTCGATAATGAATTAAACAGGCATAAAGTTTACCTGCACAATTTCTCCATCAGTAAAACATTGGTTAATAATGCCGAATTTATCGAATTCATTAGTGCGGGCGGCTATGAGAATTTTAATTTCTGGCATGCCGAAGGATGGGATTGGGTGAAAAACAACAACATTAGCGCACCCATGTACTGGCATTTAATCAACGG
Encoded proteins:
- the egtB gene encoding ergothioneine biosynthesis protein EgtB; this translates as MTLVEEYLQIRKYSEQICEPLQTEDYVVQPIVDVSPPKWHLGHTTWFFETFILKPFSVNYQVYNDEYNFVFNSYYETVGNRVIRTDRGNLSRPSVNEIYQYRAYVDEAMVKFLDGTLADEVKELLILGFNHEQQHQELLLTDIKYILGNNPLFPVYSKNRKEVLAVNETQNGFVNIPEGIYEIGYDGKDFSFDNELNRHKVYLHNFSISKTLVNNAEFIEFISAGGYENFNFWHAEGWDWVKNNNISAPMYWHLINGKWFNYTLGGLLPIDLNASASHISYYEAYAFASWKGMRLPTEFEWEIAAEHFNWGERWEWTESAYLPYPGFSKAPGAIGEYNGKFMVNQKVLRGASIATSENHSRITYRNFFHPHLRWQYTGIRLVK